The genomic window TGCTGACCGGTTTCATAGCGCACCGCACGAACGGCGATCGGGAACGCCGAAAGGACCTGACGCACGGCGTGATGCGTTTCCCGGACGACGCGACGGCACGGCGGGCGGCCGCCGATCTGGCGGCCGCCGCGGTGCACTCTCCGGGTCTGCTCGAGTCGGTGGCGCGCACGCCCGCGCCACTTCCCGGCGCCCCGGAGTCGAGGTTCAGCCACAAGGAAGAACGGGGACGCTCGGAGGGAATGTCCTTCACCCCCTTCCGCGAGTACGTGATCTACACGTCGGTGCGGGCCGGAACACTAGATGAGGTGCAGCAATCCACGCTGCGCGCCATCGAGCTGCAGGGCCCGCTGCTCGACGGCTTCATTCCGACGCGACTGGCCGACTATCCCGACCTCCCCTACGATCCGGATGGCGTCTTCGCCCTCACCATCGGCGACGGCGACGCGCAACAGGGCGCGTATCGCCAACGTGGCGCGGTGCTCTTCGCGCAGGACCAACCGCGCGCGGCGTCCCTGTTCCGCCAGGTCGGAGTGAACGCTATGGCCAACAAAGGCACTACGGTCTACCGCACCGACGACCACTCGGGTGCGCAGCGCCTGCGCGCGGGTTTGGCGGAGATGCAGCGCGAGCACCAGCCCGCGCCGACCGCACCCGGGGTCCCGTCCTCGTCCTGCGTTTC from Nocardia bhagyanarayanae includes these protein-coding regions:
- a CDS encoding DUF7373 family lipoprotein — its product is MRSVLRVGAVVAAMIALSSCYPEDVPTSATTTSSAAPTSTLSPDQRHRQGALAEGTRMAEVLALPTDIDPDVTVYGRAGVLTPALLLVMAGHNDAIKEAAERNGLLTGFIAHRTNGDRERRKDLTHGVMRFPDDATARRAAADLAAAAVHSPGLLESVARTPAPLPGAPESRFSHKEERGRSEGMSFTPFREYVIYTSVRAGTLDEVQQSTLRAIELQGPLLDGFIPTRLADYPDLPYDPDGVFALTIGDGDAQQGAYRQRGAVLFAQDQPRAASLFRQVGVNAMANKGTTVYRTDDHSGAQRLRAGLAEMQREHQPAPTAPGVPSSSCVSDPEGGANSWFCVVAAGRYVGEIWAKTQDDAHRLLEEQYRVLHAAK